One genomic segment of Anaerosporomusa subterranea includes these proteins:
- the trpE gene encoding anthranilate synthase component I encodes MIPSLEEFSELARQGNLVPLSLVIKADTETPISVYCKLVGEEQGFILESVDGGEHLGRYSFIGLRPFRTVTIRGPVCTITDKHATRKSEENPFTVLRTVMQEFIPVEIAGLPRFSGGAVGYFGFDMVEHLERVPAAERDELGLPDCCLMFPEVVVAFDHVKHTIQLIVCVRIEGDVATHYQQAIGLLQEMKESLAKPLDITAKPACVRSVVTSNRTKEEYMKMVIKAKEYIAAGDIFQVVPSQRLSANLQVPPFAVYRTLRSANPSPYLYYLNFGELQIVGSSPEMLVRLEHGVVETRPIAGTRRRGKTLQEDEQLAAELLADAKERAEHIMLVDLGRNDIGKIAAYGTVQVPTLMAVEKYSHVMHIVSSVSGQLQPGKDAIDALTACFPAGTVSGAPKVRAMEIIRELEQTKRGPYAGAVGYLGFSGSMDTCITIRTFVIADGKIHVQAGGGVVADSSPEAEYEETLNKAQGLLQALFSTEEGIA; translated from the coding sequence ATGATCCCATCGCTAGAGGAATTCAGTGAATTAGCAAGGCAAGGCAATCTGGTTCCACTCTCGTTAGTTATAAAGGCAGATACCGAAACGCCGATTTCTGTCTATTGCAAACTAGTCGGGGAGGAACAGGGGTTTATTTTGGAGAGTGTTGACGGCGGCGAACATCTAGGTCGCTATTCCTTTATCGGTCTGCGTCCTTTCCGAACAGTAACCATTCGCGGACCTGTCTGCACAATAACAGACAAACACGCAACCCGGAAGAGTGAGGAGAATCCATTCACGGTTCTGCGGACGGTCATGCAGGAGTTTATTCCGGTAGAGATTGCAGGGTTGCCGCGGTTTTCTGGCGGTGCAGTCGGATATTTTGGCTTTGACATGGTGGAACATCTGGAGAGAGTACCCGCGGCAGAGCGGGATGAACTGGGACTGCCAGATTGCTGCCTGATGTTTCCGGAAGTGGTGGTAGCGTTTGATCATGTCAAGCACACCATTCAACTCATCGTTTGTGTGCGGATTGAAGGCGATGTTGCAACTCACTACCAACAGGCAATTGGGCTGCTGCAAGAGATGAAAGAAAGTTTGGCCAAGCCGCTGGACATTACTGCTAAACCTGCCTGTGTGCGCTCGGTCGTGACATCAAACCGAACGAAAGAGGAATACATGAAGATGGTTATCAAGGCCAAAGAGTATATTGCCGCTGGTGATATCTTTCAGGTTGTGCCATCCCAGCGTTTGTCAGCCAATTTGCAGGTGCCGCCGTTTGCCGTGTACCGTACCTTGCGCTCAGCCAATCCTTCGCCCTATCTGTATTATTTGAATTTTGGTGAGCTGCAAATTGTCGGCTCCTCACCGGAAATGCTTGTCCGGCTGGAACACGGCGTTGTCGAGACTCGGCCAATCGCCGGGACGCGGCGGCGCGGTAAGACGTTACAAGAGGATGAACAACTTGCCGCCGAACTGCTCGCCGATGCGAAGGAGCGGGCTGAACACATCATGCTCGTCGATCTAGGCCGAAATGATATTGGCAAGATCGCCGCTTACGGTACGGTGCAAGTGCCCACCTTGATGGCGGTAGAGAAATACTCGCATGTCATGCATATAGTTTCCTCGGTTAGTGGCCAGTTGCAACCGGGAAAAGACGCAATCGATGCGCTGACAGCCTGCTTCCCGGCCGGAACTGTATCTGGCGCTCCAAAGGTGAGGGCAATGGAAATCATCAGGGAATTGGAGCAGACCAAACGCGGGCCGTATGCTGGCGCGGTGGGTTATTTAGGCTTTTCCGGCAGTATGGATACCTGTATTACGATCCGAACATTTGTCATTGCCGACGGCAAAATTCATGTCCAGGCTGGCGGCGGCGTCGTTGCCGACTCATCGCCGGAAGCGGAATATGAGGAAACGTTGAACAAGGCCCAAGGATTACTTCAGGCATTGTTCAGTACCGAGGAGGGAATAGCATGA
- a CDS encoding biotin transporter BioY: MSLAIVKNRTASLIICALFSALIAVGAFIKVPIPAVPFTLQFLFTTLAGLLLGARLGSLSVAVYIAVGLLGIPVFTQGGGIGYILQPTFGYIIGFYLGTYITGAIAQTSSQPTVKRLLIANFAGLAVVYLVGMIYYYVVANYYIQQPIGIWPLILYCFILALPGDIAICFVSAFLGKRLIPILNRGVR, translated from the coding sequence TTGTCATTGGCAATCGTAAAAAACCGCACCGCTTCTCTCATTATTTGCGCACTGTTTTCCGCATTGATTGCGGTAGGCGCCTTTATCAAAGTGCCCATCCCGGCCGTTCCCTTCACATTACAATTCTTATTTACAACCTTAGCCGGCTTGTTGCTCGGCGCAAGACTTGGCTCACTCTCTGTCGCAGTGTATATTGCGGTCGGATTGTTAGGCATTCCTGTATTTACACAAGGCGGCGGTATCGGCTATATTCTCCAGCCGACTTTCGGCTATATCATCGGGTTTTATCTCGGCACCTATATAACAGGGGCTATTGCGCAAACCTCCAGCCAACCCACCGTAAAAAGGCTGCTTATAGCCAACTTTGCCGGTTTAGCTGTTGTTTACCTTGTCGGTATGATCTACTACTATGTTGTGGCCAACTACTATATCCAACAACCCATCGGTATTTGGCCGCTCATTTTGTATTGCTTTATTTTGGCCTTACCTGGTGATATTGCTATTTGCTTTGTCAGTGCATTTCTCGGCAAACGCCTGATTCCTATTCTAAACAGAGGAGTTCGATAA
- the bioA gene encoding adenosylmethionine--8-amino-7-oxononanoate transaminase: MNLLEKDLQHIWHPCSQMKDYEELPPIVVDHAKGMYLYDIEGKRYVDVVSSWWCNLLGHCNERINTAVKTQIDQLEHVIFANFSHVPAIRLCDQLSQILPAGLTKFFFTDNGSSAVEAAMKMSFQYHYQTGAPQKNRFMALSDAYHGETVGALSLGGVDLYSEIYKPMLLDIIRVDGPDCYRCQYGQHRESCNAECFAAAEKNFAQYGDEVCAFVVEPLVQAAAGMKIYPPVYLKKLRQACDNHNVHLIADEIATGFGRTGKLFACNHAGISPDIICLSKGLTGGYMPMALAVTTQKIYDAFYADYSEGKAFMHSHTYSGNPLACSAAIEVLAIMQEENILAKANENAVYFKQLVHEKLSDHQYVGDIRSIGLINAIELVEDKESKRPFDSKHRVGYQIYKQALAKGVVLRPLGDVLYFNPPLTISRADMDFVVQVCADCIAEVLV; encoded by the coding sequence ATGAACTTATTGGAAAAGGATTTGCAGCATATCTGGCATCCCTGCTCGCAAATGAAGGATTACGAAGAACTTCCCCCCATTGTCGTCGACCATGCTAAAGGCATGTATCTGTATGACATCGAGGGCAAACGCTATGTTGATGTTGTTAGTTCCTGGTGGTGCAATCTATTAGGTCACTGCAACGAGCGAATCAACACAGCTGTTAAAACGCAAATTGACCAATTAGAACATGTTATTTTCGCAAACTTCTCCCACGTCCCCGCGATTAGACTCTGCGACCAATTGTCACAGATTTTGCCGGCAGGATTGACGAAATTTTTCTTTACCGATAACGGTTCTTCCGCAGTAGAAGCAGCCATGAAAATGAGCTTTCAGTATCATTACCAAACAGGCGCGCCGCAGAAAAATCGGTTTATGGCGTTGAGCGATGCATATCATGGTGAAACGGTAGGGGCGCTTTCGCTTGGCGGTGTTGATCTATATTCCGAAATCTATAAACCCATGTTGCTTGATATTATCAGGGTAGACGGTCCGGACTGCTATCGCTGCCAGTATGGTCAGCACCGCGAAAGCTGCAACGCCGAATGCTTTGCAGCAGCAGAAAAGAACTTTGCCCAATATGGCGATGAGGTATGCGCGTTTGTCGTTGAGCCGCTCGTACAGGCGGCAGCCGGCATGAAAATCTATCCGCCTGTTTATCTAAAGAAGCTGCGACAGGCTTGTGATAATCACAATGTTCATCTGATTGCCGACGAAATTGCCACAGGTTTCGGCAGAACAGGCAAGCTGTTTGCCTGCAACCACGCCGGAATCTCACCTGATATTATCTGTCTGTCTAAAGGACTGACAGGCGGTTATATGCCGATGGCGCTAGCGGTAACCACCCAGAAAATCTATGATGCGTTTTATGCGGATTACAGCGAGGGTAAGGCCTTTATGCACAGCCATACCTATAGCGGCAATCCCTTGGCCTGCTCGGCAGCTATTGAGGTGCTTGCCATCATGCAAGAAGAGAACATTTTAGCCAAGGCTAATGAGAATGCCGTGTATTTTAAGCAGTTGGTTCACGAAAAGCTGAGCGATCACCAATATGTTGGCGACATCCGCTCCATTGGTCTGATTAATGCCATTGAATTGGTGGAAGACAAAGAAAGCAAACGTCCCTTTGACTCAAAACACAGAGTTGGCTATCAAATTTACAAACAGGCGCTGGCCAAAGGAGTTGTCCTGAGGCCCCTAGGGGATGTATTGTACTTCAATCCGCCACTGACAATTAGCCGTGCAGATATGGATTTCGTAGTACAGGTATGCGCAGACTGTATTGCGGAAGTTCTAGTCTAA
- the bioB gene encoding biotin synthase BioB translates to MSVVQQLKSAILTDYRVTKPDALQLCSEPLDELCSAANELREHFCGNSFDICTIINGKSGRCSENCKYCAQSGHYCTEVEEYPLLASDTILKEANYNHTRGILRFSIVTSGRNLSDTEMDEVCESYRAIQENCDISICASHGLLSFEQFQQLKAAGVSRYHNNLETSRRNFPNICTTHTYDDKIQAIKNAQAAGLAVCSGGIMGLGETMEDRIDMALDIRDLGIKSIPVNVLNPIKGTPFENLPKLADDEVRRIIAIFRFILPDGAVRLAGGRGLLADKGKAAFQSGANAAISGDMLTTSGISISDDMAMLKDLQFEARLL, encoded by the coding sequence ATGAGTGTTGTTCAACAGTTGAAGTCAGCTATCCTTACTGATTATCGAGTAACAAAGCCAGACGCGTTGCAGCTTTGCAGTGAGCCGCTTGACGAATTATGCTCCGCTGCCAATGAACTACGGGAGCATTTTTGCGGCAACTCCTTTGATATCTGTACCATCATTAACGGCAAAAGCGGCAGATGCTCAGAAAACTGCAAGTATTGCGCCCAGTCAGGCCATTACTGCACCGAGGTTGAGGAATATCCTCTGCTTGCTAGCGATACCATCTTGAAGGAAGCAAACTATAATCACACACGAGGAATACTCCGCTTCTCGATCGTAACTTCAGGCCGCAATCTGTCTGACACGGAAATGGACGAGGTTTGTGAAAGTTATCGCGCAATCCAGGAGAACTGCGACATCTCGATCTGCGCTTCCCACGGGCTGTTATCGTTTGAGCAGTTCCAGCAACTAAAAGCGGCAGGCGTCTCACGCTATCACAACAATTTGGAAACCTCACGTCGAAACTTCCCTAACATCTGCACTACCCATACCTATGACGACAAAATCCAGGCAATCAAAAATGCCCAGGCGGCAGGTCTCGCGGTTTGCAGCGGTGGGATTATGGGACTTGGTGAAACCATGGAAGACCGCATTGACATGGCTCTGGATATCCGGGATTTAGGGATAAAGTCTATTCCCGTCAATGTGCTTAATCCAATCAAGGGAACACCCTTTGAGAACCTTCCCAAACTGGCAGACGATGAAGTACGTCGCATTATTGCTATATTCCGTTTCATCCTGCCAGATGGCGCAGTCCGCTTGGCTGGTGGACGCGGCTTATTGGCGGATAAGGGCAAGGCAGCGTTTCAGTCCGGCGCTAACGCGGCGATCTCCGGCGATATGCTGACAACCTCGGGAATCAGTATCAGTGACGATATGGCCATGCTGAAAGACTTGCAGTTCGAGGCTAGGCTGTTGTGA
- the bioD gene encoding dethiobiotin synthase — MSKGIYITATGTDIGKTYVTGLLVKLLRNSGINAGYYKPALSGAAVVDGEVIPGDCKFVADTAGLTDQPHTLASYIYKTAVSPHLAAQMENRPIEPVVIVADFAKAKQHFDYITVEGCGGIVCPLRLDEQTLLQTDIIKLLNLDVLIVASAELGTINSVVLTIDYARNQGIVVKGIILNKYDDSKFLHRDNKQVIERLTQLPVVACVGTNATDLAMDAKILCEYYKEV; from the coding sequence GTGAGCAAGGGGATTTATATCACCGCAACCGGAACAGATATCGGCAAAACCTATGTCACAGGCTTACTAGTAAAACTACTACGCAACAGCGGAATCAACGCCGGCTACTACAAACCGGCACTCAGCGGCGCGGCAGTCGTGGACGGAGAAGTGATACCCGGTGACTGTAAATTCGTAGCCGACACGGCCGGGCTTACTGACCAGCCCCATACTTTAGCCTCCTATATTTACAAAACAGCGGTATCCCCCCACCTTGCCGCGCAAATGGAAAACCGGCCGATTGAACCAGTGGTCATTGTTGCTGATTTTGCCAAAGCCAAACAGCACTTCGACTATATCACGGTTGAGGGCTGCGGCGGCATTGTCTGTCCCTTGCGGTTAGATGAACAGACATTGCTGCAGACCGATATCATCAAACTCTTGAACCTAGATGTCCTGATCGTGGCCTCTGCCGAACTAGGCACAATCAATAGTGTTGTGTTGACCATAGATTACGCCAGGAATCAGGGTATTGTTGTAAAAGGTATCATTCTCAACAAGTACGATGATAGCAAATTTTTACACAGAGACAATAAGCAGGTCATCGAGCGACTGACTCAACTGCCTGTCGTTGCCTGTGTCGGCACCAATGCTACAGACCTTGCTATGGATGCAAAGATTCTTTGCGAATACTATAAGGAGGTCTAG
- a CDS encoding 3-oxoacid CoA-transferase subunit B — protein MDVRERIARRAALELNDGEFVNLGFGMPTAVPNYLPKGIQVTLQSENGCLMTGPTPYVGEADPDNANAGGQPITLLPGAAIFDLCESFAIIRGGHVNTAILGALEVDQEGNIANWAKNAAKGDFSPGMGGAMDLVRGAQKIVATLQHNDKKGESKILKKCQLAVTGRGVVNVIITEKAVFNVVDGTLVLIEKDPALSVEDLKACTEAEFTVSPDLKDYRMSGINA, from the coding sequence ATGGATGTAAGAGAAAGAATTGCTCGTCGGGCGGCACTGGAATTAAATGATGGAGAATTTGTAAACTTAGGCTTTGGCATGCCCACTGCGGTACCGAACTATCTGCCCAAAGGGATACAGGTTACTCTACAATCGGAAAATGGCTGCTTGATGACTGGTCCCACTCCTTATGTCGGGGAAGCGGACCCGGACAATGCGAATGCTGGAGGGCAGCCGATCACCTTGCTTCCGGGTGCTGCCATTTTTGACCTATGCGAATCTTTTGCCATTATTCGGGGCGGTCATGTGAATACTGCGATTTTGGGCGCACTGGAAGTAGACCAGGAAGGAAATATCGCCAACTGGGCAAAGAATGCAGCCAAGGGCGACTTTTCGCCAGGGATGGGTGGTGCGATGGATTTGGTGCGAGGCGCCCAGAAGATTGTGGCTACTTTGCAGCACAACGATAAAAAAGGGGAATCCAAGATTCTGAAAAAGTGTCAATTGGCTGTAACCGGACGTGGCGTGGTCAATGTTATCATTACGGAAAAGGCAGTGTTTAATGTCGTTGACGGAACTCTTGTATTGATCGAAAAGGATCCGGCGCTATCAGTAGAAGACCTCAAGGCTTGCACTGAAGCTGAATTTACTGTATCTCCAGATCTGAAAGACTATCGTATGAGTGGTATTAACGCATAA
- a CDS encoding PAS domain-containing protein → MNSSFGENVANLRVALKLSQDDLAQHAGISRSMLSKIERGEVNPTILIAGKLARSLNTTVSTLLGEQPSQQDRVGNIQKFVEALKTADEQLEKIIACRKEIETDFQATFHQTHVFDKEGRYLFVSLLGARYIGRSSDDMVGKHWRDLELPTAFMKAFEQHIMTVFSTEKPLTTEIVYPTPNGLRYFEYRIKPLINENGSVEAVIVSSRDTTNNRIAQFELANQISKLNQLIEICPIGIITVDRHGIISIVNQSVQTLLSPHSSDNWVGKDMNELLDWAGLDHDQAPLAKALRGEAVNLEFQNDRGVCWQTSAFPLRDITGQIYGAIAFFQNASDVLPR, encoded by the coding sequence ATGAACTCTTCCTTTGGGGAAAATGTAGCAAATCTACGTGTTGCTTTAAAGTTATCACAAGATGACTTAGCACAACATGCAGGCATAAGTCGTTCGATGCTGTCAAAAATTGAGCGAGGTGAGGTTAACCCCACCATTTTAATTGCCGGAAAACTTGCTCGAAGTCTGAATACCACTGTATCTACTCTGCTGGGAGAACAGCCTAGTCAACAAGACCGTGTTGGCAACATTCAAAAATTTGTCGAAGCTCTCAAAACTGCTGACGAACAGTTAGAAAAGATTATTGCCTGTCGCAAAGAAATTGAAACAGACTTTCAAGCAACCTTCCACCAAACACACGTGTTTGATAAGGAGGGCCGCTATTTATTTGTTAGCCTACTAGGAGCACGGTATATCGGAAGAAGCTCTGATGATATGGTAGGTAAGCACTGGCGCGACTTGGAGCTGCCTACCGCATTCATGAAAGCCTTTGAGCAGCACATTATGACCGTGTTTTCTACGGAAAAACCACTAACTACTGAAATTGTCTATCCTACGCCAAATGGACTTCGCTACTTTGAGTATCGTATTAAGCCACTTATTAATGAGAACGGCAGCGTCGAAGCTGTTATTGTGTCTTCAAGAGATACTACAAATAACAGGATTGCTCAGTTTGAGCTGGCAAATCAGATCAGCAAACTTAACCAGTTGATCGAAATCTGCCCAATAGGAATTATTACTGTAGACCGCCACGGGATCATCAGCATCGTAAACCAAAGTGTGCAAACACTTTTATCGCCGCATTCCTCCGATAATTGGGTTGGTAAAGACATGAATGAGCTGTTAGATTGGGCTGGTCTCGACCATGATCAAGCGCCGCTTGCCAAAGCATTACGCGGAGAAGCAGTGAATCTTGAATTTCAGAATGACAGAGGAGTATGCTGGCAGACGTCCGCTTTCCCGCTGCGAGATATCACCGGTCAAATTTACGGGGCAATTGCGTTTTTTCAAAATGCTAGCGATGTGTTACCGAGATGA
- a CDS encoding putative bifunctional diguanylate cyclase/phosphodiesterase, whose product MAEKDNTHTDTAGGKREDEFRLLHEELTAAYEEITASEEELRQQCDELLRREEDIRRQNSILTSLHETAMGLMKRVALKDVLTAIVSHANDLIGTSHGFINILDAEQGVFERKVGLGHYAQDIGRKIKLTEGFGGQVYKSGAITVVDDYSASNRRLDGSFFDHINQVVLVPLKRDDTVIAIFGLSFLEPDRSFSDQEISLLVQFAQLASMALDNALLVDSLEKELRERRVQEQKNWRLAYYDSLTGLPNRAYVYARLAEEFDKAGRGKTSGAILHIDLDDLKLINDTLGHSIGDEIIVKAGEYIVAGAGEHALVARIAGDEFMILLVGESDREKVAHIADTVVRQLSREYAIGESRVHMSGSIGIAFYPDDGDTAADVLKKADLALHEAKISGKNTWRFCKAKLQIVAYENMVLKQELREAIEHEELSLYYQPIVDAGSGRIVSFEALLRWTNSAYGAVPPSRFIPLAEENDTIQRVGKWVIEEACRFARQLAEMGKCDIRVSVNVSPRQIIADDFVAVVCQAIDRAGISPSQLEVEITENALIASLEDSTQKLRELRNIGVGLSLDDFGTGYSSLTYLRNLPVGTLKIDKSFIDPMVSDAVQLQFICSIVNMAHVLGLTVVAEGVETEEQLAKLVQCQCDFIQGYVFSRPLAEKEAILLTFNKDLFAKV is encoded by the coding sequence ATGGCTGAAAAAGACAATACTCACACTGATACAGCGGGCGGAAAAAGAGAAGACGAGTTTCGCCTACTGCATGAAGAACTCACAGCGGCTTACGAAGAAATAACTGCCTCGGAAGAAGAGCTAAGGCAGCAATGCGATGAGTTGCTTAGGCGCGAAGAAGATATTCGCCGCCAAAATAGTATCCTGACATCGCTGCACGAAACGGCGATGGGGCTGATGAAACGAGTTGCCTTGAAAGATGTGCTTACAGCGATTGTTTCTCACGCAAATGATTTAATCGGTACCTCGCATGGCTTTATCAATATTCTCGATGCAGAACAAGGGGTTTTTGAACGCAAAGTCGGGTTAGGGCATTATGCCCAGGACATTGGCCGAAAGATCAAACTGACAGAAGGCTTTGGTGGACAAGTCTATAAATCTGGTGCGATAACAGTCGTTGATGACTACAGTGCATCGAACCGTCGTTTGGACGGCTCCTTCTTTGACCACATCAATCAAGTTGTCTTGGTTCCTCTAAAACGAGACGATACAGTGATCGCTATTTTCGGTTTGTCTTTTCTTGAACCTGACCGCAGTTTTAGTGACCAGGAGATTTCTTTGTTAGTTCAGTTTGCTCAACTGGCCTCAATGGCTTTAGACAATGCCCTTTTGGTTGATTCGCTGGAGAAGGAGTTGAGGGAACGCAGGGTTCAAGAACAAAAAAATTGGCGACTGGCCTACTATGATTCCTTAACTGGTCTGCCAAACCGGGCGTATGTGTATGCACGACTGGCCGAAGAATTCGATAAAGCAGGCCGGGGCAAGACGAGCGGCGCTATCCTTCATATCGACCTGGACGACTTGAAATTGATCAACGATACATTGGGACATTCCATTGGTGACGAAATTATCGTTAAAGCGGGGGAATATATCGTGGCCGGAGCCGGAGAACACGCACTAGTGGCTAGAATTGCCGGCGACGAATTTATGATCCTATTAGTTGGCGAAAGTGACCGGGAGAAGGTTGCCCACATCGCTGATACGGTGGTTAGGCAACTTAGCCGGGAGTATGCGATCGGTGAATCCAGAGTTCACATGTCAGGCAGTATTGGCATCGCCTTCTACCCCGATGATGGGGATACAGCGGCAGATGTCTTAAAGAAGGCGGATTTAGCTCTTCACGAAGCGAAGATAAGCGGTAAAAACACCTGGCGGTTTTGCAAAGCGAAATTGCAAATCGTCGCCTATGAAAATATGGTGCTGAAGCAAGAGCTCCGTGAGGCTATCGAACATGAGGAGTTATCCTTGTATTATCAGCCGATTGTTGACGCAGGCAGCGGCCGTATAGTCAGCTTTGAGGCACTGCTACGCTGGACGAACTCCGCTTATGGAGCGGTGCCGCCAAGCCGCTTTATCCCATTGGCGGAAGAGAATGATACCATTCAGAGAGTCGGCAAATGGGTTATCGAAGAAGCTTGTCGGTTCGCCCGCCAGCTAGCGGAAATGGGGAAATGTGATATCCGTGTTTCGGTCAACGTTTCGCCACGGCAGATAATTGCTGACGACTTTGTCGCCGTTGTATGCCAAGCGATCGATCGCGCAGGGATTAGTCCAAGTCAACTAGAAGTTGAAATTACAGAGAATGCTCTTATTGCTTCGCTTGAAGACAGCACCCAAAAGCTAAGGGAGTTGCGAAACATCGGAGTGGGTCTTTCGCTCGACGACTTCGGTACCGGGTATAGTTCTTTGACCTACCTGAGGAATTTACCGGTGGGAACACTGAAAATTGATAAGTCATTTATTGATCCGATGGTATCTGATGCAGTACAACTTCAGTTTATCTGCTCTATCGTCAATATGGCACATGTATTAGGCTTGACTGTTGTCGCGGAGGGAGTGGAGACTGAAGAACAGCTAGCAAAGCTGGTGCAGTGCCAGTGTGATTTCATCCAAGGTTACGTTTTTAGCCGGCCGCTTGCGGAAAAAGAAGCAATTCTGTTAACTTTCAATAAAGATTTGTTTGCAAAAGTCTAA